A section of the Centropristis striata isolate RG_2023a ecotype Rhode Island chromosome 7, C.striata_1.0, whole genome shotgun sequence genome encodes:
- the ggt5a gene encoding gamma-glutamyltransferase 5a — MARSKARVYTCCALMLLCVVAVIVCIAVVVRRKNPKCPEGTYSTAAVAADSGRCSRIGRDILQQGGSAVDGAIAALLCTSLMNPQSMGIGGGSIFTVMDSSGKVTVINSRETVPGNFTPDLLKSCPKTFQLVAGSQWIGVPGEIRGYEQAHRLYGKLPWATLFQPSIQLAREGFPIPPVQGRYIRHIDTNQTQPLRKLFTDEKGNLLQTGDTVKFEKLADTLEMIAKHGADIFYTGKIAEDLIRDIQEAGGTLTAQDLAAYRATVTDAWAVPLGEYQMYIPPPPAGGILLSLILNVMKGYNLTPASLKGEQKTLAYHHLVEAFKFANGLKKHIRDPRFSSEEMAKKFTEDSFAKHIRSLISSSETHDPQYYNITPYLDSMGTTHVSVLADDGSAVSVTSTINHIFGSKVFSPSTGIILNNELSDFCGRVDNIFPGEQPPSSMAPAVLKSQSRTLVIGSTGGGMITTGISSALINHLWFGKSLKEAIAAPVVYVDSQNAVKFEGGFDKNVIEALKALGHKHENATHFYNVVNAVEREDGCICAVSDARKLGEAAGY, encoded by the exons ATGGCGAGGTCAAAGGCGAGAGTGTACACTTGTTGCGCACTGATGCTGCTCTGCGTGGTTGCTGTAATTGTGTGTATTGCCGTGGTCGTGAGACGCAAAAACCCAAAGTGTCCAGAAGGCACTTACTCAACCGCTGCAGTGGCTGCAGACTCTGGGAGATGTTCACGGATTGGACG GGACATACTTCAACAAGGAGGCTCAGCGGTAGATGGCGCCATTGCTGCGCTGTTGTGCACCTCTCTCATGAACCCACAGAGTATGGGCATCGGAGGGGGGTCCATATTCACAGTGATGGACAGCTCTG GCAAAGTGACAGTCATCAACTCAAGAGAGACCGTACCTGGGAACTTTACACCTGATCTGTTGAAGTCATGTCCCAAGACATTCCAGCTGGTGGCAG GTAGCCAATGGATTGGGGTTCCAGGAGAAATTCGGGGTTATGAACAGGCACACAGGCTTTATGGGAAGTTGCCGTGGGCCACCCTGTTCCAGCCGTCCATCCAGCTGGCCAGAGAAGGGTTTCCTATTCCTCCGGTCCAAGGTCGATACATACGGCACATTGATACAAACCAGACCCAGCCACTACG AAAGCTGTTTACAGATGAGAAGGGGAACCTGCTACAGACTGGTGACACTGTGAAGTTTGAGAAGCTGGCCGACACTTTGGAGATGATTGCAAAACACGgggcagacattttttacactgGAAAAATAGCAGAGGATTTAATCCGTGACATACAGGAGGCAG gAGGAACACTCACAGCGCAGGACTTGGCAGCGTACAGAGCTACAGTGACTGATGCGTGGGCTGTTCCTTTGGGAGAGTACCAGATGTACATACCCCCACCCCCTGCAGGAGGCATCCTCCTCAGCCTCATCCTTAATGTCATGAAAG GATATAACTTGACTCCAGCATCTCTGAAAGGTGAACAAAAGACACTGGCTTATCATCACTTGGTTGAAGCTTTTAAGTTTGCCAATGGATTAAAGAAACACATCCGTGATCCACGGTTCAGCTCTGAAGAA ATGGCAAAGAAATTCACAGAGGACAGCTTTGCCAAGCACATACGGAGCTTGATCAGCAGCAGTGAGACTCATGATCCCCAGTATTACAACATCACCCCCTATCTGGACAGCATGGGCACCACGCATGTGTCAGTGCTGGCTGACGACGGATCTGCTGTGTCTGTCACCAGCACCATCAACCACAT ATTTGGCTCTAAAGTCTTCTCTCCAAGCACTGGAATCATCCTGAACAATGAACTGTCCGACTTCTGTGGGAGAGTCGATAACATCTTTCCTG GGGAGCAGCCTCCATCCTCCATGGCCCCCGCTGTGCTGAAGTCTCAGTCGAGGACGCTAGTGATTGGATCGACTGGCGGGGGGATGATCACGACTGGGATCTCCTCG GCTCTTATAAACCACCTTTGGTTTGGAAAGAGCCTCAAGGAGGCGATCGCTGCTCCTGTTGTTTATGTCGACTCTCAAAATGCAGTAAAGTTCGAAGGCGGCTTTGATAAG AATGTAATCGAGGCTCTGAAGGCTCTGGGACACAAACATGaaaatgcaacacatttctACAACGTCGTCAATGCTGTGGAGAGGGAGGACGGCTGCATCTGTGCTGTGTCTGATGCCAGGAAACTGGGCGAAGCAGCCGGTTACTGA
- the lrrc75ba gene encoding leucine-rich repeat-containing protein 75B yields MGSRLSRQSSLDNENFSKKRRKLLDGTGESDRGSRGGGDFLFALMLKSDKLPGMLRRTNHSPYMRRVAWIKEIQKLLRDRRIEQATDVLKLLRKDLGLEGTSLNDILYKNAAFLNLVDPISHELLLSLAREMQCPKKDADTIKSSDKICRQLIYHLTPHSKWLRQSMSRRKSQACLKTTLQKKLSSDSVDLSGIPLSTRDVRQVAFYLQNNRDTVVAVDISFTDLQDDNLKILLPLLASLPKLSTLALNGNRLTLAILKDLTEMLKDPKMFSSLAWIDLGNNVDIFTMPQPLLVALRRRCSLKSSLPTIYEYTEGQPYCYHLETSIEEPSHYEEEEEEEEDAEDDEDDMGNKFELEPWSLGEKQLSKDFTLHYCER; encoded by the exons atggGTTCCAGACTGAGCAGGCAGAGCAGCCTGGACAAtgagaatttctccaaaaagcGACGCAAGCTTCTGGATGGCACCGGAGAGAGCGACAGGGGCAGCCGAGGCGGCGGGGACTTTCTGTTTGCACTGATGCTCAAATCAGACAAACTGCCTGGGATGCTGCGGAGGACCAACCACAGCCCGTACATGAGGCGAGTGGCGTGGATCAAAGAGATACAGAAGCTGCTCCGTGACCGCAGGATAGAGCAGGCGACCGACGTGCTCAAATTACTGAGGAAG GATCTTGGTTTGGAGGGTACCTCGCTCAACGACATCTTGTACAAAAACGCTGCTTTCCTCAACCTGGTGGACCCGATCTCGCATGAGCTGCTGCTGAGCCTGGCTCGAGAGATGCAGTGTCCTAAGAAG GATGCAGACACCATAAAGTCTTCTGATAAGATTTGCAGACAACTGATCTACCACCTGACCCCGCACTCAAAGTGGCTGAGGCAGAGCATGTCCAGACGGAAATCCCAGGCCTG TCTCAAGACAACCCTACAGAAGAAGCTGTCCAGCGACTCGGTAGACCTGTCCGGCATCCCCCTGTCCACCCGTGATGTCCGCCAAGTCGCCTTCTACCTCcaaaacaacagagacacagtgGTGGCTGTGGACATCAGCTTCACCGATCTCCAGGACGACAACCTGAAGATTCTGTTGCCTCTTCTCGCCTCGCTGCCCAAACTCAGCACCCTGGCTCTCAATGGCAACCGCCTCACCCTGGCTATACTCAAAGACCTCACAGAGATGCTAAAAGACCCCAAGATGTTCTCCAGCCTGGCCTGGATCGACCTTGGCAACAACGTGGATATCTTTACCATGCCTCAGCCGCTGCTGGTGGCGTTGCGCCGGCGCTGCAGCCTGAAGAGCAGCTTACCAACTATCTACGAGTACACGGAGGGTCAGCCCTACTGCTACCACCTGGAAACTTCCATCGAGGAGCCCAGCCACtacgaggaggaagaggaggaggaggaagatgcgGAGGACGACGAGGACGACATGGGGAACAAGTTTGAGCTGGAGCCGTGGAGTTTAGGGGAGAAGCAGCTCTCGAAAGACTTCACCCTTCACTACTGTGAGAGGTGA
- the asphd2 gene encoding aspartate beta-hydroxylase domain-containing protein 2, whose product MEWSLENVREMVAGGMQSIRECEICAFAIAMCVLLLFMWYCYRVGREHGSSPLRGRYLAGPSRIGGVVGGFMSSDCRGRGKGKHGSMLEEQNGFAFCQSSECFRCTSAGESLNQRLYHSLQDYAKRYTWSGMGRVHKGVRDQGRYLNSRPTIQRPEVFFLPDLPSAPFFSREIQRHDVELLEQSFPALLAEFESIYHQPPARSGSSLPPGWKANNTPRGQWWTYYLVNQGTPLVLNVRRCPRAWRVLGQLRTFIANNVFGNACFSVLTPGALITEHYGPTNVRLRCHLGLRVPPSCELVVGGEPQCWSEGSCLLFDDSFLHRAFHEGGAEDGPRVVFMVDLWHPNVAAAERQALDYIFTPGRLEDKEGK is encoded by the exons ATGGAGTGGTCGCTAGAGAATGTGAGGGAGATGGTGGCAGGAGGGATGCAGTCTATAAGGGAGTGTGAGATCTGTGCTTTTGCCATAGCcatgtgtgtgctgctgctgtttatgtGGTATTGTTACAGGGTGGGCCGCGAGCATGGCTCCAGCCCTCTGCGTGGGAGGTATCTGGCTGGGCCCAGCCGGATCGGAGGAGTGGTGGGTGGCTTCATGAGTTCAGACTGCCGTGGCAGGGGGAAAGGGAAGCACGGATCAATGCTGGAGGAGCAAAATGGCTTCGCTTTCTGCCAGTCGTCAGAGTGCTTCCGATGCACCAGCGCCGGAGAGAGTCTGAACCAGAGGCTCTATCACAGCCTGCAGGATTACGCCAAGCGCTACACCTGGTCAGGTATGGGCAGGGTGCATAAAGGAGTCCGTGATCAAGGCCGATACCTCAACAGCCGACCGACCATCCAGAGGCCAGAGGTCTTCTTCCTCCCAGACCTACCGTCAGCCCCTTTCTTCTCCAGAGAAATACAAAGACATGATGTGGAGCTGCTGGAGCAGAGCTTCCCCGCCCTTCTGGCTGAGTTCGAGAGCATTTACCACCAACCCCCAGCCCGCAGCGGCTCCTCCCTGCCGCCGGGCTGGAAAGCCAACAACACTCCTCGCGGCCAGTGGTGGACCTACTACCTGGTCAACCAAGGCACCCCTCTGGTTCTTAATGTCAGGAGGTGTCCGAGGGCCTGGAGGGTGCTGGGCCAGCTGCGCACCTTCATTGCCAACAACGTGTTCGGAAACGCCTGCTTCTCTGTGCTGACGCCTGGAGCTCTCATCACTGAGCATTACGGGCCAACAAATGTCAGGCTGCGCTGCCACCTGG GTCTCAGAGTGCCTCCTTCCTGTGAGCTTGTAGTTGGTGGAGAGCCACAGTGCTGGTCTGAGGGCAGCTGTCTGCTTTTTGATGACTCCTTTCTCCACAGGGCTTTCCACGAGG GCGGCGCAGAGGACGGCCCCAGGGTGGTCTTCATGGTGGACCTCTGGCACCCCAACGTGGCCGCTGCTGAGAGACAAGCCTTGGACTACATTTTTACTCCAGGCCGCTTAGAAGACAAGGAAGGGAAATAG